The Solanum pennellii chromosome 11, SPENNV200 sequence GGTAGGACATGTTATCTGAGTTGTTTCACGGACAGACTTGAGTATTGAGATGGAGGGGGCTGAAGTAAGAGTACTCGTCTGATTTATTATTAAAGTTATAGGATGTAGTATGATTTTTAATGCAAAAGATGTATTTCATTATAGAATCACTTGAGATATTGCGTGAGACTGCATGATTTTGAATTTAGATCAGACAAATGGCTTGTTGAACTTCTAGCTGGTTCTTTGTGCCTCTACTGCAGTGAGAAGTGGCTTTTGTAACATGTCCAGAATATGTTGAATCCGTTGACTTGAAGAAATaactaagaaataaaaatgatgttCTCTCTAACAACTTAAGTTTTAGATGGGATGGTCACATAATTCAACCCAGTATCAGAGTAGGAAGAGGTCCGAATTTGAGTCTAACCATCACCCATTATCAAAAGGAATTTTCAGTTGTTTGGCccacaaaataagaaaatcaggTTTACATGTGAGAGGGCATGTTGAAgacataattaagtaaattaaagtGGTGTTTTTCTCTTAAACTGTTTAGATGAGATGGTTACACAATTCAAAAGATCATATGTCTCAATTCTAATATTTCTCTGTAACAACTCTGATTTTGTTGTTCTTTCGGTCTCAGGAAGCAAATCAGTCCTGTTGAGCTTTGACCAATATGAGTTACTGAACTTCCTCGAAATCTAGAACTTGTagttctaatttattttatctggCTTCTCTTCAATACCCTCTCATTGTGGATAAACTTCCTTTCTAGGTTACCCTACAGAGATACAGTACTAGGAATAGAACtattctatatattttatgtgaGAGTTTGGCTAGTGCAAGCAGAAGTACTTGCTTGAGCCTTTTTGATGTAAACATTCCTTTTTTTATCATGTTCttgcatttgttttttttatatttgctagTCATTGTGCGAGGAGAAAGTTCCCCTGAAACATTATTTTACTGATTCTTTATCCTCATAATCGCATGTTGCCTTCAGGAATGGTGTGAAAAGAAGATGGAGTATACTCTTCTTTGTGGCAAACCCGAAAAGACCAAAGCTATGGAAGCTGGTAGCAGTCGTCATGAAGAACTTGAAGAAGAGGTATTTCCTATAGAGAGTTTAGACatccatttattttatattttaactatCTCAGTTCAAGTGGTTAAGGCAAAAGTAATTTGATAGGACATATATTTCGTATTGTTCTGTATGTCCGTTTGGTGAATGGAGATGAAGAGATAATATCAAGACTCATGCCAAATTGCAAAATGTTTCTATATGTTTAAAACATTTCCATTTTCAAAGTGATTCTTTTAGTGTACTCTTATTTCTTAGATTTCCTGTTCTTACCTTACTGTGAGTTTGAATGTGTGCAGGTGATCAAAAGGGTAAGAGTTCATGTTGACTCGGCTGAAGATGTATGGGCATTAAAGTTCTTAAATTTCATAGTTGGTGCCAATCAATTGCTATTTGACGGATTGACACGTGAATTGCCCTTGTAAGTCTCTTTTTCATCATTTGCTTGTTCATAATAATTCTTTAACATTCCTAGGAGTAAGTTAGTTGATAGCAGTGTTCCACATCAACCATCAATTGTAGCTAATGAGCTTATTTACTGTGTTTCTGTAATTCTTTTTTGTTAATCAAACAGAGGTGTTTGCATATTTAAGAGTCATGTACAAACTTCATGACCCAATAATGAAACACCTTGCCCCTTTAATCTCAATTAAGAAGATGGTGGAGGTGTAAGAGTCACCACCATTTGATTCACTACTTTAACTTTTCATCAACTTAAAACTTTTTGATCTACCAACTAGATTAGTTGGGCTCTGTTGCAGacccaaaatagaaaaataaatgtctCGTGTCTAACAACTTAAACTTTAGCAATCACGCAAGAAAACATACAATCAGGTTAAATGAAGGTTTTCAAGTCTCACtgctatttatttatttaaaataattttcacggggaaaggaaaaaaagaatcaaGCCTACATGTTAGGATGCGTATAAGGCATTACCACATGTCCATCCAAAGTTGCGTGTGATTGAATGTGACATTAATCCACCTCAACCTTTACTTCTGCACATGTAGATGGAGCTTCCTTGTTATAAAGTTCACTGATTCCTGcaaagtaaaaagaaattatgaaatattCTTTATGATTTGCATCCTCATTAGCTGCTGAGCTAGTTCATTTGGTTCATCAGAGTAGGTTTTGCTGAAGGTGTATGGATGGTCGGAGTTATTGATGAGATACGAATGCCAGAAGGACAAAGTGATGCATATCCAATGTTAGTTGACACAAAAACACGAGCGAAAGCTACCCTTCCTCCTGAACCGCAACGGAGGAACGGAAGGTATAGTTTTCCACTGAATGTTGAACAGTAAAGGAACTTTAATATGGTGCATCTCTGAGATGAAGAGAGATGCAACATATCTAAATTTCTTTACTATTCAAAACGTATTTATGGGTACAAAATCTGATGAACTGATGCCCTTCTATGGCAGGCTTCAGCTAATGTGCTACAAGCATTTGTGGGACAGCTTGGTGGCCGATGACTTCCCCTCCCGGCAGTTCTTTGAGTTCTTCTCTCTGAATCCTAATCACATTTTATCTGCAGAAATCAGAGAACGTACTGCCAAGTGTGGTTTCGCTGCTGAGGTATTacccaagaaaaaaaaaatgaatgaaaagttCTTCaggattatattatttttttcatattttaatgaaaaagataAGTAGAAATGGTATGGAAAGTTTTTTAggattatattatttctttcatattttaatgaaaaagatgAGTAGAAATGGtaaatgatttgaagaagttgtAGGATTATTAGCCAAGCCGCAAAGCtacctttttcatgcatgtggAATATCATGAGCCCGAAGCAGACAATTTCTTTGGCTCCTAAGCAAACTCTTAATATATGTCTTGCAGTTAGCAGTTACTTGAAGGCATAAACTTGAGTTCTCTTAGGATctatcttctcttttctttttctcaaaaaCTTTACTTGTTTGGGACTGAGGGGCGTTACTGTTGTATTTCTCTAAATTTTCCCTTTCTGAGAAGCCCTTTCTTCATCCTTCTTCCCAGTGTGATCAAGACTAGAACCGGAGGTTCCAAATGATCATGATGATTAATTATATCAGGATAAAAAATTGATACAGCTTTACTTCCGTGGATATGACTAAAAAGAGTTTGTGGTTGGGGTCTGAGTCTTTCACAACACAACTGAATATGCGTCTAGTTTATTATGGATGTTGGAGATTCATCTTTTTTCCTGCTATCAGAATTTTGCTGATGTTTTTAGCCTttggaaatattttatttatgtcttATGTCGGTTCACATCCAACTCTTGGTTATTAATGCAGACTCTCACTGATATGTTGAGGTACTCTCGTAATACTTGGTGCATGCTTCCACCAGCACATGAGCAACTACTATTGAGGTGAGTTGGAATTTCACTGATATACTAATGTTTCACATTTTTCAGATCTAATCTTCTTCTACCAAATATTGCTTTCGTTTTGTTGATGGCATCTTTCtctgtctctcttttctggctAGTGAGATGTCTGAAATTAACCTGTGACATCATAGCTCTTCCATATTAGAAAGAAATCCTTCATTTTAGAAAGAAATATGAGGCCCAACTTGAACAGAGTTCTGTGGCAAAAAAGTAGATAATCAAGGTTTGACTACATTGAAGACCGATCCTTAGAGATTATTATCTGATGGCTCATCATGTATTTGCTTCTGCATGAAAAGCTCAGAAGACTCGGGAGATTGCCCTCATGTTTCTATACTTTCATCCAGTTctctatatatttaatttgtagtactttttttatacaattagatAGGTTTATTAGtgttatttaatatttggtGTGAAAATCACTTCCTAGCTAATACATGCACAAGTTTCACCTTTTAAAAGTGACAAAATTAGTAGAATCAGTTGCATAACCCAAACCAAACAGGTCCAAGAAAGTTCATTTGCTGCAAGCTTCATTTCATGCATTAGAAGACACTTTAACATATTAGATGTTAGTAAATCTTTTGGATTCTCTTTTCTGCAGGTATGAATTTCAAGTAGATCAATCGTTGCTTGGTGAAGATCGGTTTGAGTATGATCTTAACTGGGTAAAGGGTCAAATAAAGTGTTCGTTAGAGGTATGGCGAGGAGAAAGAGAAGCCAGTTACACCCCTGAAGACGAACGATGGAAATGCTGTTCTTGCAAGTTTGCTTCTGAATGTCCAGCCAGCAATTCTTGCTCTCCAAGAAGAAAGGACACTGAAGGCTAACTGGTACGTTTGGCAAAATCGCATTGAACTGTTCGTCAATATAACTTAAAACTCTTTAACAAACTTGGCATTACACGAACAAGCCAAACAGTATCTATTAGTATATTACTCCTAGCTGTAGGTACATTCTGAACCTGAAAATTCATTGTATGTAAATTCATTTTATGTTGTAATTGTCATTGTTGATATTTGTAATGTCAAAGCTATTGACATGATCTCACACTGAACCATAACATATGTAATACTCATTTTCTCGTCTCATAGTTTATCTCAGAATaatcacacaaaaaaaatgttgtttcGACTGTTGTGACGAAATTGTAGCTCAACTTCAAATTGCTCTTCGGGAATCAGCCTGATTCTATCTCTTTTCGTTCCGTTTGAAGAAAGGAAGGATCCCAAAGAATCGATCTTTCTTTTCGTTGTTGAATCTCTCTTTGATTAATCAATGTGTGATATTCCGAATCTTCATTACTAATGGAATCCAAATGATCTCTGGATTGATCAGAAGATCCTTTCAGTTGGCTAGAATCCGTTACTTGAACGAAACTAGATCTTGTGGAATCATATTGAATATTTGACGATACATTCTGTACCTTGCTAAAAAACCGATTACcttatatatatgtttctaaAAATTCTTGTGATAATATAACActaactatttataataaaaaaaaagttaacaaataaagtaaaagaTGACAATAtcgaaaaaaattgaaaaatatcatcaaaaatAAGATACCATCAAAATTCACAAACATAAAGTAACAAAGGAAAAAAGAATACACAATATTAGTTGGTTTGAAAGTTCTAAATTGCATGatcaaataaggaaaaagagtagtaataaacaatatttatttggtttCAAACTCCTGaatgttaagaaaaaataattaaatttctagtttcaaagattaaaagaaaataaatgtatatttcatcttttaatataatataatataaaatagaatgaaatattctttctttttgcctttcgattaaatttaatctgacatcaatataaatattaatttattcaattaaatttaatctgacattaatataaatattaatttatttatgtaagtttcaaATATcagacaaaattaaataaaattaattaataaatagttAAATTAGAGTATATTCTGTTTATATCCTCATTAATTGGATTTTTGTCTACTTATTTTACCACTATTTTCTGTGAACACATTAATTACCATGGCGCACAATAGTAGTAGCAGGAGAAGACCTAACATACTGATAACCGGAACGCCGGGCACCGGAAAAACGACGACGTCGTCTGCACTGGCGGAGGCGACGCAGCTCCGGCATATCAACATCGGTGAACTGGTGAAAGAGAAGAAGTTGCACGACGGATGGGACGATACCTTGGAATGTTACATCATCAATGAAGACCTTGTAAGTCTTTTAGTGAAAATACTAAACCCTAGTTCTTAATCTAAGGATGGAAAGTTccgatttttattttgatttgatttcaatTCAATAGGAGAATTAATAACTGTTAGAGAATCTGctgttcttattttttcttttcaatttttgtattGGTGTTGCCATTCTTATAGAGTGGCAATTGAGAGAATTGTTGctgtttaacttttttttttgtacctGCATTTCTGTTTACAACCGTGCCTCCTGATCACATGACAATGATTTTACCAGTTACGTCAAGGCTCCCTTCTTTAGCGTACATGTAGCTCATCCATTAAGATAAAATGGGAAAGGTCGTGGGAGATAGTTTGGCCATGTACTATTTTGACATttaagtttagagggtttaaaGGTTAAGAGTTATTTAGAGGATGAGGTATACTTGAGTCTCTTTTCGGGAGAAGGTATACTTAAAATCACATTGAGTGAGTTCTCTGAAgagaagataaatttatttagagAATTATATTTAAGTTAAAAGTACAGAAAACCTCTAGTACAGTCATTATTGTTGTTAAGTTTTGAGTAACTTGTGGTTCCAAACCATAAAGGTGCTCTTGTAAATGACATCAAATTTTGTTGTGGTGAATAGGATTGAATGCGAAAATGACTATTAAGGTCTTGGAACATCTAATGAGGTTCTTAAACTGCTCTTGATTGTTTATAATgttaaaaagttgaaaatctGTATGAACTCTCTTTATTTATGAGCAGTTTTAGAGAACTTGATTCAGTGTGTCCAAGTGGTTTTAAGAAATGAAATGGTGGTTTTAACTGGACCTTCACTTAAGCTATAATTTGTTTCAAAGTAATAAAACTTTATTGATAGAGTATAAGTCATTATCCCTTTGGATTAGGTGGTTCAGTTTTAGTTATGGTAGCTGTTTCTTCTTCATTGCCTCCCTTCTGGTGCTTTAATGCTGTAAGGCATTTGGTAATGCCCCCAAACATCATAACATTAACATATACCTGATTGGAGGGAAGTGCCAGAGAAAAGGGAAAGTTCAATAACCCACTGACAGGGAAGGAGATGAGATGGCTGAATGCGGGATAAACTATGGTAATTGAAGATTAGCAGTAAAAATGAGAACTTTTGTTGGGACAGTAGAGCATTGATATAAAGTTCTCGGCTTCTTTGGTAATACATTGGTTGGTTTGCATATAGCTTTCCTTCATGGTTTATAAACCATATGCCTAGTTTCTGTATTAACAAGTTCACttatcaaaacaaaataaagaagaaaggaTAAGATGCATCAGATTTTCTGTCACAGAATACAGAGCATTTTTGTGTGTTACTGGTGCAGCTTAAGCTTTTGCAGCAGCATCTACCCTCTGGATGTTCTTTCCTATTTGTCTCACTCTTGTTAGCACTTTCAGAATATAGTATACCAGTTACTCCAGCTTTGATCTTCCAATTAGTCACCCCACCATATCCTATTCAATTGATAGGAAATCAAATGAATGCTCTTTGCCAATTACGATACAGCTGCTTGATTAAACTTTTACATAGTTGGTGTTTTGCAAATAGTTTATGTTCATATTGCTCCTATGTGGTCAACTGATATCGTCAGTTGCAAAGATACTAAAATTGCACTTCTTATCTTTGCTTTTATTGCTTTGAGTTTTAGATTTATTGTTAAAAGCAATCAAAAGCTATTTGCTAGTTCTAAAGAAGTTTTGACCTTGTATTTCCTACAATAAATGATGAAGAAATTGTGGTGTTACAAGTTTCATGATGTGGCTGCTGTAGGTTTGTGATGAGCTCGAGGACATGATGGAAACAGGTGGAAACATTGTTGATCATCATGGTTGTGATTTCTTTCCTGAACGTTGGTTCGACAGGGTTGTAGTTCTTCAAACCGACAATACTGTCTTGTATGATAGATTAAGTAGAAGGTAACACTGTCAATTGACATCTTTGATTGTCTCTCATATATTCCTCTCTAGTTGCTCACACAGATCCGTCTTGACTTGCTCGACTGTCCCAGGGGTTACACAGGCCAAAAGCTCACCAATAATATCGAATgcgaaatatttcaaattttgctAGAGGAGGCAAAAGACAGTTATCCAGAGGATATAGTTGTGGCACTGAGAAGTGATTCTATTGAAGATATTAGCAAAAATGTGGAGATGATGTCCAATTGGATCAGCAGTTGGAACCCAGTCGTGTGATTGAACTAATCACAAATGAATTTCCCATTGCttagatattattttgttgtactCAAATATTATAATGGTTTTGGTTGTTTTATGAAGGTACTCTTATTTATGTAACAGAACTTCTGCAGAAATGTATTATTCTGCTTTTCATTGATCATTCATTTCTGAACTACCAAGTTTCTCCAGAAAGTTAAATGTTTGAACAGTGATTAGCACTACCACAATCACTCTTCAATGGTAGTTTTTGCAGATTCACACACAATTTTGTTCAGATGATGCCGTCTTTTAACGCCACACTTGTAGATGATGTGAATCTGGAACGATGAAAATtcgatttcaatttctttcaaatGCAAACACACCGTCAGATATGAACACTAGTCACAACCAGTACATCAAACAAAGGGTAGAAAATGGTGTGCTTTATTCAAGAAATGCTATCGGGGATTTGAAAACGCCCACGACTTAAGACCTTTATTGCCTCAACATCTTTACATTTTCTCTAAATCTATTTCTATCCTGCAACTGCAAGACTGCTATATAGCCAAAGCGCACGATCCTACAAAATTGTTCCTACAACTCAGGAGTGTCATTACATGATATTCACTCAGAACCCATGTAGGGTTTACATTAGGTAAATCCAcacaagatgaggaattacatGTAGAGTTCAAAAGAATTCGAGAGTGCCAGTTATAGTGATGGGTGGATTTATATCAATGCGGATAGCCTTCCCTTGAGAAAGTAACTGTGGTAGTGTATTGGCATCTTTGGCTGTAGCTCCTGCCCCAGTCCATATTGTGACGTGGGGCCATGGGTTTTTAGAATTGACCTTTTCACCTTCGACAGAACCAGGCTCAGCTTCTAGGGCAGCCAATTTATCGGAAAACAACAAAGCAGCCACGTCTACTGGGACGTTTTGGTGAAGAAAGGAACCGTAATTGGCAACTGCAGTGACACCATGACTTCTCTTGTGAGCTAGGGTCAAATGGGCCTTCTGAATGCAGCTCTCCAGGCTTTTGTCCTTCAAGAAATCACCAACCTTCGGATCTTTCTTGGCTAGCTGTCCACAAAATAATGAGGAGAATGAGATAAAATAGTTGAGTGCCTTTATGCAACACTATAGTTCCTCTCCTTAGTCCCTTCAATGTTCACCCACAGAATTTTAAACCAAATGCAGAAATTTCAGATGATTGGAAATCATTAAAGATTGGAAGGACAAAAGAGCGAACACAGtctatctttcttttttttctcggaaaaagaaattgtcaattgaaagaaaaagaaggcaGCAAACAAATAAACAGGAATTAATATCAGTCTCTTAGACCTGCCAATAAAATAATCCAGCCACAAGGAATTATATGTATTGTGCATGAACTAACAAGTACGATAAGAACAAAGACCACTAACTACAACCATCAAGACATAAAATATCCAGCCATCAAGActtcataattataaatttgcATCATTAACTTACATCATTCAGAAGACCTAGAATTTCTGGAACTGGCAGGCTGATAGCGGCAAACACAATGGATCCTAGCTTCCTCTTCTCAGAAGAAGGAGCTGCATATTCGCCCCTCGCAATAGCTTTCAGTTGTTCAAGGACTTTTTTAACAGCAAATTCAAATGGAACCTGAAATAGAACTTCACAGAATCACTTCAAAGCTCTCCTACCACAATGTGATAACTTTCTTTAGAACTGTCACTACTCTCTCTGTTCACACAGAGCCAGGGGGTTTCGGGGGGTTGCTGATCATGGAATACTGAACCATCCAACAAGCCCCTCCGACGACAAAGGTATTGTTAATGCAGCACTTATGATCTTCTTTAGCATACTAGCTCATTTAAGGAAAAGTAACTCATTCTTTTTCTACAAACATGACTTCCTACTTGAAGCCACTCTTCCCCCCGAATACCTGCATCCTTGCCATGTCAAAGATACATAGTATACATATATCCTATAGGGGTGTGCATAAGTATCTATTATGGGCACATCAAAATTTGTTACAGATAATTAGGGGTCATTTGGTAGTATTAACAAAAACAATGTTTGCATTAGCTCTGTATATTAGTAGTATCTTGTTTGGTATCTTTTTTCATGCTATGTGTAACTAATGCTTGCATTATTTATACACTCTATTGTGTATTGGGGAGTGCATTACTTATACCATAGATTTCTGGGTATTAGTAATGCAAAGGgatttaatgcatgcattaggaCTTTAAAGACACAAATATCCCTCAAAAGCACTTTAACATCTTTTTCACAATAAttgtgaagaatttttttttctatacatgttatttttaatacaccAAACCAAACAATGCATTAAAATAATGTATGTACAACTAATGCAAACATAACTAATACAAGCATTACTAATGCAAGTATTGCTAATACACTATATTTagcattatttttatacactcAACCAAACGACCCATTAGTGTATTTGAAGTGCCCGTGTGAACTACTCCAGTCTTTAACATACAATTCCTACACAGGTATGACAATTTAAATAAAGTATGCATGTACTACCGCTGCATGCCATGGCTAATATTTGTGAAGGACTTGTTTAACATTATAGCAATTAAATTGTATTTCCAGTGCAAAGTAAGATCAGATATTCCATGCCTTAAGAGATC is a genomic window containing:
- the LOC107003376 gene encoding exonuclease V, chloroplastic, which encodes MPRLAAHSPEMTEPRSPIDAPPEEVQTSQNSNNIVPEIPLEIISEEEMGIIEAAFAATRSLVKSPLRVSSSPAHFQNKVRSIQSITLLSKRSLSSCSSQSDSLVVDVEDSGSLMSSQKRNRVVASLLSRYRRKRGLAVTDITATEWCEKKMEYTLLCGKPEKTKAMEAGSSRHEELEEEVIKRVRVHVDSAEDVWALKFLNFIVGANQLLFDGLTRELPLVGFAEGVWMVGVIDEIRMPEGQSDAYPMLVDTKTRAKATLPPEPQRRNGRLQLMCYKHLWDSLVADDFPSRQFFEFFSLNPNHILSAEIRERTAKCGFAAETLTDMLRYSRNTWCMLPPAHEQLLLRYEFQVDQSLLGEDRFEYDLNWVKGQIKCSLEVWRGEREASYTPEDERWKCCSCKFASECPASNSCSPRRKDTEG
- the LOC107003239 gene encoding adenylate kinase isoenzyme 6 homolog — its product is MAHNSSSRRRPNILITGTPGTGKTTTSSALAEATQLRHINIGELVKEKKLHDGWDDTLECYIINEDLVCDELEDMMETGGNIVDHHGCDFFPERWFDRVVVLQTDNTVLYDRLSRRGYTGQKLTNNIECEIFQILLEEAKDSYPEDIVVALRSDSIEDISKNVEMMSNWISSWNPVV